CAGTTTCCTCACGGTTTTGCCAACCCAGGGCATCAACGATTGAGGATTGAAGCGGCGATCGCTCCGGCTTAATTGTGCAGTCATGATGCAAAAACTCCTATCTCAGATGCTCGATTGGGTGGCGTAGTTAGAAATGAGTGAGATTTACTTACGGTTCTCAGTTCCAGTCTTTGACCGGGAATGTCGTGGGGCGGCTCTGCCGCTTTATCGAGAGGCAGAGCCTATCAGAGCTGTTTCCAGACTGAGCCTGAGAAAAACTCAATAAAAGAGGTTAGATTTTCTTGATCTTGAGGCTGTCCAAATAAGCCTGAGGATTTTCAGGATCAAAGGTGACGCCATCAAAGAAGGTTTCTACACCACGAGAGGTGCTTGCAGGAATGGCTGCTTCTTGTCCGATCGCCTTCGCTGCTTCACGCCACAAGTCTTCTCGGTTCACTTTATCGACCAGGGCTTGAGCATCAGTATCAGCAGGGAAGTAACCCCAGCGCATATCTTCGGTTACAAACCAAAGGTCATGGCTCTTATAGGGGTAAGATGCGTTGTCGTTCCAGAACTTCATCACGTAAGGTACGCCTTCTTCAACTCGACCATCGCCGAAGTCATACTTGCCACTTGTGCGATCTTGAATGTCAGCCGCAGGTACCCCAAACCAGGCTCGCTTCGATACGATCTCAACCATCTCTTCTTTATTTTCTTCGCACCAAACCTGGGCTTCCAGCACCGCCTTTAAGAGTGCCATAGCGGCTTTAGGATGTTGGTCAACCCAATCGGCTCGCAGGGCGAACGCCTTCTCTGGGTGGTCTTTCCAGAGTTGTCCCGTGGTCAGTGCAGAGTAGCCAATATTTTGGTTGATCAATTGAGCATTCCAGGGTTCACCCACACAGAAGGCATCCATCGTGCCCGTCTTCATGTTGGCGACCATTTGAGGTGGGGGTACAACAATCGTGGAAACGTCACTATCCGGATTAATGCCACCCGCCGCTAACCAGTAGCGCATCCACAGGTCATGGGTTCCTCCAGGAAACGTTACGGCAAACTTCATTTGATTGCCCGCTGACTTGGCTGCATCAATCTTCGACCGCAGCGTAGAGCTATCCATCTGAACACCCAAATCTTTATGAGCATTCGCAACCGAAATCGCCTGTCCATTGGTATTTAAGCGTGCCAGGACATACATGGGCACTTTTTTGCCATCGGTGACGATCCCTTCGGTAATCAGGTAGGGCATTGGGGAGAGGATGTGTGCCCCATCGATACCACCTCCTGCCGAACCCAATACGATGTTGTCGCGGGTGGTTCCCCAGGACGCTTGCTTCACCACTTCAACATCGGGCATTCCATACTTCTCAAAGAAACCCTTTTCTTTCGCAATGATCAAGGGAGCCGAATCGGTGAGGGCAATAAATCCCAGAGTCGCTTTGGTCACTTCAGGCGCATCAGCTGACGCCACGGGAGCAGGAGACGCCGCATCAGAACCAGAGGATGCACTGTCAGAAGGACTGCTACATCCATGCATAAACAGCGTACCTGCTGCGGTTGCGCCTGCGGTGATGATAAATTGACGACGAGAAAATTTAGCCATAGTAACGACCTACAAATGTTGGGTAAAAGTTGAATAATTGAGCAATTGAAGGAACAAAATTTGCAGGGGCGAGGCACTTGATAGAGAAGTAGTTAAGTTGTACAGTTCCTCTATCAAATGCTTTGCCCTTGTGGATTTGCGTCATGTTGTCAGAGACACAGATTCCTCCTTAAGTCGTCCATTGAAATGTTGAATCAACAGATCACGCAGCACAGGTTTTAACTCGTCACAAGGTACTGCCTTCATGGCACAGGTGCCCAACACCGCCTCTTTGCCGACTTTACCCCCCATATAAATATCGACGGCTTCGACAGTTTGCCCGTTTTTTCGGGTTTTGGTGCCCATGAGACCAATATCAGCGACCTGAGGCTGTCCACACGAGTTGGGGCATCCAGTCCAGTGAATCCGGACAGGGCGGGGACATTGGACTTCTTTTTCCAATTCTTGAATTAGAGCGATCGCCCGATTCTTGGTTTCAATCAAAGCAAAGTTGCAGAACTGAGCACCCGTACAGGACACCAACGCCCGACTCAAATTATCGGGATCAGTTGAAAACCGCTGTACCAAAGGCTCTTTGAGCATGGGAGCAATGCGAGAGTCAGGCACATTGGGAATAATAATGTTTTGCTCAACAGTGAGCCGCAATTCACCACTGCCATAGACTTCTGCCATTCGCGCCAAGTCAAACATATCCTGAGCGTAAAGGCGGCCAACGGGAACATGTAACCCGACATAGTTTAATCCGGGTTGCTTTTGCGCGTGGATACCAATGTGATCCCGCTTATCCCACACAATCTCATCTTTTGGTGCAGCGGATTGTAGCGGATGACCCAATTGCTGCTCTACAGCAGTTCGGAACTGGTCAATGCCCCACTCGTCAATCAACCACATGAGGCGAGCTTTCTGCCGATTGGCTCGCAATCCGTGATTGCGATAGACCAGCAGAATTGCCTCACACAATGCCACCACATCACGGGGATGCACCCAGGCATTGAGGGGAATCGCCGCTTCACAGCGTTTGGCAGAGAAGAAGCCTCCCACCAACACGTTGAAGCCTAAGATGCCATCTTTAAAGGCAGGGACAAACGCCACATCGTTGATCTCTGCGTGAACGGAGTTATCGCGACATCCGGCGATCGCAATGTTGAACTTGCGCGGCAGATTTGTAAACGATGGGTTGCCCTCACCATTGTTGGTGATCATGTCCTGCACTTTGCGGATGATGCCACGAGTGTCGAGCAACTCATCAGCATCGATTCCTGCAACGGGAGAACCTGTGATATTGCGCACGTTGTCCATGCCCGACTGGATGCTGGTCAGTCCGGCTTGCTCAAACTTAGAGAAGATGGTGGGAATATCTTCGAGCCGAATGCCGCGCAATTGAATATTTTGACGAGTGGTAATGTCAGCACTGCCCTCTTCGCCATACCGTTGCACGACTTCTCCCAGTACGCGCATTTGACCGCTGGTGAGAATACCACTGGGCATTCGCATCCGTAACATAAACTTGCCGGGAGTGACGGGACGAAAGAAAATGCCCATCCATTTCAGGCGATGGTCGCGATCGGTTTCATCCATCGCTTCCCAACCCATCTGAGCAAAGGTTTCCAGGTCGCCTTTGATGGCTAAACCATCCTTCTCAGCTTTAAACTTTTCAAATTTGTTAAGACTTGATGACGTGGGCAGGGTGCTAGTCATAAACTATCCTCAAGCGGACTCAACCATGAGCCGCCACAACGCTGTACTTGAATTGAGTCCGAAACTTCTACACTGAGCGATTACGACAGCAACTTGCCTTTTTGTAACAGTTGCTTTCGTAGCGATCGCCCTTTCATGTTGCTTACGTTAAGCGGTTGAACAAGTCAAATTCGTATATTCCGTCACAAAATCATATCGATTATGCAATTTGCGCATTACTCCTATGCGGCTATTGCATTTTTAGGGCAAGTTTGGCGCAATCGAAGGGCGTTTAGCGCAAGGTAGAACGTGATTTTTTGTCTAAAACGAACCATTTCCCTAACACAGTCATTGCCAAAATCCTTTTGGACAGTAGCTTTGGGGTTTTGCAAGGGGCAGGATTTGAATAATATCCACTCACACAGGTGCAAGCTTGACCAGCCAAATGCCATGTCTCTACAGTCCAACAACGATCGATGCCATCCCAATTGAAGTCAAAAAATTTTTGGGAAGAATTGTGGTATTTCAAGCAATCACGATGTAGCTGAGTGCGTTGATTAAATCGATATCTAAGTACAACTCGTCGTAAATAAGGGTGGAATTTGGGGTGCAGGGGTGGAACCCCTGGCTGGGGGCGCAGCCTCCACACCCCCCCCTGGTTTTATTTCCAACCCCTATCCATGAATAGCAGTCCTAAGGACACGGAATTATCTTGCACAATCATGACCCAGAATGACGGGACAAGATGCAGCAGAAGTCAAGCTTTTTTGCATCTTGAAATCTGTAATTTTTCAATGTGATTTGATCTACCCATTTGGGAATCAAATCTGAATTACAAATTTAAGTTGTGAGATGACTAATTTAAACCATCCGTCATTTCAAACAGCACACCGATTTGTTATGTCAAGATCCTATTTGATCAGCCCAACATTTGAGCCGTTCATTGCATATTAAGCATGACTCAAACGTATAACTGGCTGATGAGTTATTTTCGTAAATTCCACCGTTTGCAGTTTAGAAAGGCTGGGTTGATTGAACAATTCACCCCATTTGTTTGGCTGGGAAACCTTCACCAAACGCAATACCTATTCATTGGTATTTCATTGGGGTAAATCTATCCCCTGCGATCTTAAGAATCTCATTAGATTTGTAAGGTTAATTTCAGCAAAACAGCTTCTAAACTCATTCTCAGGGATGTTCAAAATCAGGTGCTATTGCACTAATTCAGGAGAGATTGCAATGATGTCAATTGACTTTCAGGTTGCTACCCGTGAACTCTTTGAACGATTCAGAGAGACTGATCCTGAATTGGGGTCGATCGCAGCGATCGCCACTCAAAGTGAAGATGGCTTTGTCAGGAAACATGCCGATAAATTTGAAGGTGGCTCCAGAGAGGCGCGGCAGGTCTACCGATTAGCCGTCAATCTAAAGCAGAAAGCAGACTTGCTTTGGCTCAACATTCAAGATGTTTTTGCATCTCACTTTCAGCAAACTCTCTTTAACAACTTACCTACTGATTTACCGGATGAATTCATCAGACAACAAGCCGATATTCCAGCTTATAAACGCTTGTTTGGTGGGTTAGATGCGATTGAGCAAGAACACTGCCGATCAATATTGGGTCCAGCCGCTTATTTTGTTGATTTACTGCGGTTTATTGAAGCCAATATTCTCGAAAGTGATCTTTCTAACATCAATCCTTCTGAAAAGAGAAATTCGATTCCGGATTCCTGTCAGCTTCACTGGCGTCGCCCTGATCTCTCACGGATTCGGCTTGATTGTCAAAACGCTCATGAGTTAATCCCCTATGTTGATTTAGTCAACGAACTGTTAGAAACATTCATTAAAACGATTGAAACGGCGGATCAAGATGCCTACGAAATTCTCAGTGAAACGGTCTTTCCGATGCATCTGCCCTATCATTTGCCACTCGATGAAATTCGTACCTATTTAAAGCAACTTAAAACCAGTCTTTATCACGTTTATCAGGCATTTGATTCATCTCAAAATCAGGGGATCAAAACACGAATTACCAGAGAGGCTTTAGAGTTATCCCCTCAAGAATTTAGTTTAATTGTGTCGGAGTTAGCCGCTCCATTGCAGGTGTATGGCGATGTATCGCTGGCGGGTGAAACTGGTCTAGAAAACGTTGAGGTGTTTCTAGAGCAAACTGGGCTAACGCGATCGCAGTTGAATCAGTTGCTGTTTCAAGACCTCGATCGCCACGAGATCAATGCCGGGTTATCCCGCCTGTTCTTCATCAACAATGTCAATGATGGTTTGGGTTATTTGACCATCGCCTTAGGCAGCAACAATGGCTACGATCGCCTGTTAAACCTCAGTCTAGAAAAACTCGATCGCATCTATCGCTTCCTCAAGCTGGCGCGCAAACTGGAGTGGTCGTTTGCCGATCTCGATTGGGCATTGCGATCGCTCCATGCACCCTACGTTCCCGAAACGGCTCTGTTATTGGATGGCATTAACGACTATGTAGAGTGCCGCAATGTCAAAAATTTAGATTTAAACGAGTTTACGATTGAGGCGTGGATCAATCCCACTGAGTCAGGGCGCAACGTCATTATCAGCAAAGGCAGCGAGGCAGAGCACCAACTGCACTTTATGCTGTGGGTGGACTCAGCAAATCGTCTGGCGTTTTATGGCAGGTTGTCTGCCACGGAAGACATCGAGATCAAAAGTCTTGTCACCATTCCAACCGGGGTATTTAGCCACGTTGCGGTAGCGGTTGATAACGCCAAAAAAACGATTCACCTGTTAATCAACGGTGATCCGGTCAATGTTGATGTCGATATCAACACTAACCCTAACCCCAATAGCAGCAATCTATTGAACCAGGTTGATGTTTCGGTTGCGTCGCTAGCCGATTGGGAAATTGTCTCAATTGGGGATGACCTCTACCTGGGGCGCGATCTCTACGACGAATATTTCACAGGCATTCTCAAAGAGGTGCGAATCTGGTCAATTGCCCGTAGCCAGTCGGCTATCCAGGAATATCGGTATCGCCGTCTAACCGGACGAGAACAGCGTTTGGTGGCATATTGGGCACTGACAGAAACTCCCTCCAACGCCCTGTTAGATCTAACTCCCAATGGCAACCACGGCATCATGGGAGGTTCCCAATTCTCGACTCAACCTCGATGGGTACAAGAGGATTTGGTGCTCGATCCCCTCTCGGCAGGTCAGGGCTTCCGGTTTAATGGCGTTGACGACTACCTGGCAGCGAATGCGATCGCGTATGGGGATCTGGAAGAGATCACGTTGGAAGCCTGGATCAAGCTGGAAGCAACAGCAGAGAAGAGCACCATTCTGTTTAAGGGCAATCGAGCCACAGGGCGATCGCAATTTGCGTTGTGGATTGACAGTGCTAACAGACTGGTGTTCCAGAGTGATTCTCTGGAGCAGAGTTACACCAGTGAGGACGCGATCCCAGTGGGACAGTTGACCCACGTTGCCATCGTTCTCGACAAGGAGAATACCTCCAAGCAGGTTGTGAAAATCCATGTGAATGGCGTCATGGATGTCCAGTGGTTGATCAGACCTGCTGAACCCCTGATCGCGGAGGAGGGCGATCGCGCTAACAGTTATCTCCTCGTAGGGCGCGGGGTTGAGGGCAATTATTTCAAGGGGATCATTCGGGAGATCCGCATCTGGAATCAACCCCGCACTGAGGAACAGATTGCCCTGTATCTCTATCGTCCCCTTCCAACCGGAGAACCTGGGCTCATTAACTATTGGCGATTGAATGAGATTGAGACGGATGCCGATATCAGCCTTGCCCCCGATGCGGTTCCTGGTTCGCGCAACCCATTGGTGCTGGGTGGCATTGCTGGGGATCATGCCCCCGATCGCGTTACGTTAACCAATCGTCTGTTGCCCCCGTTGCCGATCGCCACGACAGGAACGGTGTTGCAGTTTGATGGCGACAACGATGTGATTGTCATCCATGATGCCAAACGGGTGGATCAGCGCAACTCCAGACGGTGGGGATTGGGGCAATATGAACGGTTTACGCTGGAGTTTTGGTTTAACCCCACTGATGCAAGCTTGAGCGATCGCCAGCAGGTGTTATTCAGTCAGGGTGACGCAGAAGCGGGCTTGAGTGTTTATCTGTATCAACATCGGCTGCATGTGTTGGCATGGACAAACACCTTTGAGCAGAATGCCCTGCAACAGTCGATCTTTAAGTCGGAACCGATCGCCTATGACCAGTGGTATCACCTGGCGATCGCTCAGGATGAGTTTCCTACCCCTGATGGGGCGGATGCGCGACCATTGCCATTGGAGTTGATTGAGCTACGGGCTTATCTCAACGGCAACCCGATGCAGACCCCAACCGGAGGGGCGATCGCTCCGGGATATCGCCTGAGTCCAGTGGGAGTCGCCTATCTGGGAGGGTTAGGTGAACTGGGGATCACCAAGTTTGAGGAGGCTTACTCAGCCGTTGAGGTCGAGCATCTTTATTTCTTCTCCGGGCAGATCACCGACCTGCGGTTGTGGAACATCACAAAAACTGCCGCCGAGATTGCCAGCGATCGCCACGTCGCCCCCCCGGCATCGCCCAATTTAGTCGCCTATTTCCCCACCAAAGAGGGTCAGGGCAATCAGATCAAAAACCAGGCTGAGAATCCAGCTACTCCATTGACCAACATCGACATTGGCACTCTGCAAGCCCGCGATATTGCCTTTGTTGCCGATGGCACGGGAATTGAGCTAGAAAATGCCTTTTCTCATTACGTTGCTCCCGATGCCTTCACCTGGTCAAACTACGTCTACAGCGGCAGACTCTACATCGACAACGCCGATGCGGGAATTGGAGTCACCTTTTTGAGCCAATATCCCAATGAGGCACGCTTTTATCGGTTGCAGCGATATGCCCAAAAACCGCAGTTTCATCTCGTCGCTCATACCCACGGATTTCAACCCCTGACCATCACAAAAGCAGTGGAGGTCATCCCTCAACCCAATACCTGGTATCGCTTCCGCATCCGAGTTGAGGATATCAACAACCAGACCGAGATTAAGGTGCAGATCTGGGAGGATGAGCTAGAGGGCATTGAACCTCCAGCAGATGCCTTTCAACTGGAGGCGATCGACCCCAGCCCCCATCGACTGACACAGGGCACCGTCGGCGTATGGACGTTTGGTGCAGGCAACAAGCGGTTCGATCGGCTGAAGGTAGAACGCATTGCCCCCATCGGCATTCGGGCGGAGGTTCTGTTAGCCGACAGCAACTTTGAGCCATACAATCCCCCGGAAGACCCGATTGGCTGGAACCACACGAGCGATCGCATCCAGTTTCAACACAATGCGTTGCTGTTTAAGACGGTGGCGTTGGGTGGAAACCATGCTCTGGGCACCGATCAAACGCTGGACAACATGCAGTCCTTTTATGACGTGCCAGAGGCGTTGACCTGGTCAAATTATGTGTTCACGGGCAAGATGCGGTTCACAGCGGCAGATAGCGGCGTTGGCGTGAGTGTGTTGAGCCGCTATCCCGATAACCGGGATCAGTGTTATCAACTCAAACGCGATCGCTTCAAGTCTACTTTTTATCTGGATGCACGACCCTACGGCATTTACCCACTCGAAGGCAGCGTTGATTCCGGTGTGGAGGCACGTCCAGAGGTATGGTACCGCTTCCGCATTGAGGTTCGCAGTACCGATACGGAAACCTCGATCAAAGCCAGAGTCTGGGAAGAAGGGCGTAACGAACCGAGCACGTTCCCGATTAGTGTGACAGACACCAGCGACATTCGCCTCTCAGCGGGCACCGTCGGCGTTTGGGCAGGGGGCAATGGCTTGAAATGGTTTGACGAGTTACAGGTCGTCACGTTGTCCGATCTCCTGCTGGAGGAAAACTTTGGCAGATTCGCACCCGATCAAGACCCCGATTTTTGGGTAGACACCAGCACCCGCATTGACTTTGATGAAACGCTTCCTCTGTTTAAGGCGATCGCCGATCCCACCGACGCCAGCAATATTGTGCTGAGTTTCACAGAGACGGGCGATCGCGAACTCAACAGTGCCTATTCCCACTACACGAACCCCACTGAAAATCCTGCCGTTTCCACCTGGACAAACTACACCTACACAGGCAGATTTTATGTAGCCGACCTCAAAGGCAGCATTGGCGTAACGGTGCTGAGCCAGTTTCCAGCACAACAGGAACGGTGTTATCGCCTCGGCTATGACGGCAATTCATCCACCACCTTACAACTGGTGAGCCTGATCCCCGGTGACATTGCACCGCTAGGTGGCACCCGTGATTCGGGAGTAGCGGTTCAAGCCAACACCTGGTTCCGCTTCCGGATTGAGGTCGAAAGCGACGATAACCTCAACCAGACCCGCATTCGGGCAAAAGTATGGCAATCGAGTACCCAGGAACCCCAGGCATTTCAAATTGAAGCCTTTGAGGATGGCGATCAACGACTCAAAGCGGGCACCGTTGGCATCTGGGCAGCCGATATGGGGCTAAAACTGTTTGACGATCTGCGGGTGCAGCGACGGGTTCTCTACAACACCAACTTTGAGACAACCTCCGTGGGGCAACTGCCAACGGATTGGCAGGTTACCAGGGGCAATAGCCGGGAAGTCAGAGTGATGGAGGTAGGGGGCAACAAAGTGCTCTCCATTGGCTCAGGAAACAATGAGACACACGCCCATCTCAACCTTCCGATCGCCCTGGGTTGGAGCCAATACACCTATACCGGGCGATTGCAAATTGCGTCCTCCTCGTTTGATATCGAAGCCGGGAAAAGCATTGCCAAAGGGGGCATTGGAGTTACATTCCTGAGTCGCCATACAGCCTCGGAGCCAAACCGCAATCGCTACTACCGCTTGCGAGTGGGGGCATCGACCGGAGAGCGCACCTTTGGGCTACGGGCTGACCCCGGAGGCATCACCACCG
Above is a genomic segment from Oscillatoria sp. FACHB-1407 containing:
- a CDS encoding CmpA/NrtA family ABC transporter substrate-binding protein — translated: MAKFSRRQFIITAGATAAGTLFMHGCSSPSDSASSGSDAASPAPVASADAPEVTKATLGFIALTDSAPLIIAKEKGFFEKYGMPDVEVVKQASWGTTRDNIVLGSAGGGIDGAHILSPMPYLITEGIVTDGKKVPMYVLARLNTNGQAISVANAHKDLGVQMDSSTLRSKIDAAKSAGNQMKFAVTFPGGTHDLWMRYWLAAGGINPDSDVSTIVVPPPQMVANMKTGTMDAFCVGEPWNAQLINQNIGYSALTTGQLWKDHPEKAFALRADWVDQHPKAAMALLKAVLEAQVWCEENKEEMVEIVSKRAWFGVPAADIQDRTSGKYDFGDGRVEEGVPYVMKFWNDNASYPYKSHDLWFVTEDMRWGYFPADTDAQALVDKVNREDLWREAAKAIGQEAAIPASTSRGVETFFDGVTFDPENPQAYLDSLKIKKI
- a CDS encoding ferredoxin--nitrite reductase, with amino-acid sequence MTSTLPTSSSLNKFEKFKAEKDGLAIKGDLETFAQMGWEAMDETDRDHRLKWMGIFFRPVTPGKFMLRMRMPSGILTSGQMRVLGEVVQRYGEEGSADITTRQNIQLRGIRLEDIPTIFSKFEQAGLTSIQSGMDNVRNITGSPVAGIDADELLDTRGIIRKVQDMITNNGEGNPSFTNLPRKFNIAIAGCRDNSVHAEINDVAFVPAFKDGILGFNVLVGGFFSAKRCEAAIPLNAWVHPRDVVALCEAILLVYRNHGLRANRQKARLMWLIDEWGIDQFRTAVEQQLGHPLQSAAPKDEIVWDKRDHIGIHAQKQPGLNYVGLHVPVGRLYAQDMFDLARMAEVYGSGELRLTVEQNIIIPNVPDSRIAPMLKEPLVQRFSTDPDNLSRALVSCTGAQFCNFALIETKNRAIALIQELEKEVQCPRPVRIHWTGCPNSCGQPQVADIGLMGTKTRKNGQTVEAVDIYMGGKVGKEAVLGTCAMKAVPCDELKPVLRDLLIQHFNGRLKEESVSLTT